The Halorientalis sp. IM1011 genome window below encodes:
- a CDS encoding mechanosensitive ion channel family protein, whose translation MVGQLPEWMTGFLLAYDRILSELFWFLVGFLVVYLVGQFVLVPVAVRVVRSRNRNNPTIESATETYLQVFLIGFATVTGIIAAGYGFVFSESAVIIAAITFGLGIAGQQVFGSLISGLFLVTDPDFNVGDWISWQGGEGTIEAVDFRVTRVRTPDNETISVPNTELTNNALTRPYGRDTYRVTEQVFLAYYEDTERALMELQQIAANFESVLDDPAPNARVIDLGENAITVQAELWIEDPGNSDIATLRSDFRRAVKRQFDEEGITLAPPAAQLLSGELTVTDRATASGSDE comes from the coding sequence ATGGTCGGCCAACTCCCGGAGTGGATGACAGGATTTCTGCTGGCGTACGATCGGATACTCTCCGAGCTGTTCTGGTTTCTCGTGGGCTTTCTGGTGGTCTATCTCGTGGGTCAGTTCGTTCTCGTCCCGGTCGCCGTCCGTGTCGTCCGGTCGCGCAATCGCAACAACCCGACGATCGAGTCCGCGACGGAGACGTACCTGCAGGTGTTCCTGATCGGGTTCGCGACGGTCACGGGCATCATCGCCGCCGGCTACGGGTTCGTCTTCTCGGAGTCGGCTGTCATCATCGCGGCCATCACCTTCGGCCTGGGCATCGCGGGTCAGCAGGTCTTCGGCTCGCTCATCAGCGGGCTGTTCCTCGTCACCGATCCCGACTTCAACGTCGGCGACTGGATCTCCTGGCAGGGTGGGGAAGGGACCATCGAAGCAGTCGACTTTCGCGTCACGCGAGTCCGGACACCCGACAACGAGACCATCTCGGTACCGAACACCGAACTCACGAACAACGCACTGACTCGACCCTACGGCCGGGACACGTATCGAGTCACCGAACAGGTGTTTCTGGCCTACTACGAAGACACCGAGCGCGCCCTCATGGAACTTCAGCAGATCGCCGCGAATTTCGAGTCGGTTCTCGACGATCCAGCGCCGAACGCACGGGTGATCGATCTGGGGGAAAACGCGATCACGGTGCAGGCGGAGCTCTGGATCGAAGACCCCGGAAACAGTGACATCGCGACCCTTCGCTCGGATTTCCGCCGTGCGGTGAAACGCCAGTTCGACGAGGAGGGGATCACACTCGCCCCGCCTGCCGCGCAGTTACTCTCGGGGGAACTCACAGTGACGGATCGGGCGACCGCGTCGGGATCGGACGAGTGA